From Ananas comosus cultivar F153 unplaced genomic scaffold, ASM154086v1, whole genome shotgun sequence, the proteins below share one genomic window:
- the LOC109705522 gene encoding probable carboxylesterase Os04g0669500 isoform X3, with product MVVQPSLHGLTLLKCLLLPKKNKERSLSQILIKNFTIAKSTRDEKGVLKAVQVVHAMIDKEIADGVSPGNIFICGFSQGGALTTASIMLYPKTLGGGVVFSGSVPLGSSIEKQIPLEARKTPILWLHGMADDIVLFEAGQAGCHFLEQLGMSCEFKAYPGLGHVIVDEELEYFQSWIRNHLKKSA from the exons GTGGTGCAGCCATCCCTGCATGGTTTGACATTACTGAAGTGCCTATTACTGCC gaaaaaaaataaagaaagaagcTTATCACAAATATTGATAAAGAACTTTACAATTGCC AAATCTACAAGAGATGAGAAAGGAGTTCTAAAAGCTGTCCAGGTTGTGCATGCGATGATTGATAAGGAAATAGCTGATGGTGTAAGTCCTGGAAATATATTCATTTGTGGGTTTAGTCAAGGAG GTGCCTTAACCACAGCAAGTATTATGCTTTATCCAAAAACTCTGGGAGGAGGCGTTGTCTTCAGTGGATCAGTTCCTTTAGGCTCTTCAATTGAGAAACAAATTCCTCTCGAAGCTAGAaag ACACCGATATTGTGGCTCCATGGTATGGCTGATGATATTGTGTTATTTGAGGCTGGGCAAGCTGGTTGCCACTTCTTAGAACAACTTGGCATGAGTTGCGAATTTAAG GCTTACCCTGGCCTTGGACATGTGATAGTGGATGAGGAATTGGAATATTTCCAGTCGTGGATCAGGAATCATCTAAAGAAGTCAGCTTAA
- the LOC109705522 gene encoding probable carboxylesterase Os04g0669500 isoform X2, which yields MVLPHRPSHAHHPRWPRLNFIYFRRNIHSLFMDRFSKGGAAIPAWFDITEVPITAKSTRDEKGVLKAVQVVHAMIDKEIADGVSPGNIFICGFSQGGALTTASIMLYPKTLGGGVVFSGSVPLGSSIEKQIPLEARKTPILWLHGMADDIVLFEAGQAGCHFLEQLGMSCEFKAYPGLGHVIVDEELEYFQSWIRNHLKKSA from the exons GCCTAGATTGAACTTTATTTACTTCAGACGCAACATACACTCTTTGTTCATGGATCGGTTCTCAAAAG GTGGTGCAGCCATCCCTGCATGGTTTGACATTACTGAAGTGCCTATTACTGCC AAATCTACAAGAGATGAGAAAGGAGTTCTAAAAGCTGTCCAGGTTGTGCATGCGATGATTGATAAGGAAATAGCTGATGGTGTAAGTCCTGGAAATATATTCATTTGTGGGTTTAGTCAAGGAG GTGCCTTAACCACAGCAAGTATTATGCTTTATCCAAAAACTCTGGGAGGAGGCGTTGTCTTCAGTGGATCAGTTCCTTTAGGCTCTTCAATTGAGAAACAAATTCCTCTCGAAGCTAGAaag ACACCGATATTGTGGCTCCATGGTATGGCTGATGATATTGTGTTATTTGAGGCTGGGCAAGCTGGTTGCCACTTCTTAGAACAACTTGGCATGAGTTGCGAATTTAAG GCTTACCCTGGCCTTGGACATGTGATAGTGGATGAGGAATTGGAATATTTCCAGTCGTGGATCAGGAATCATCTAAAGAAGTCAGCTTAA